The proteins below come from a single Microtus pennsylvanicus isolate mMicPen1 chromosome 13, mMicPen1.hap1, whole genome shotgun sequence genomic window:
- the Srsf4 gene encoding serine/arginine-rich splicing factor 4, whose product MPRVYIGRLSYQARERDVERFFKGYGKILEVDLKNGYGFVEFDDLRDADDAVYELNGKDLCGERVIVEHARGPRRDGSYGSGRSGYGYRRSGRDKYGPPTRTEYRLIVENLSSRCSWQDLKDYMRQAGEVTYADAHKGRKNEGVIEFVSYSDMKRALEKLDGTEVNGRKIRLVEDKPGSRRRRSYSRSRSHSRSRSRSRHSRKSRSRSGSSKSSHSKSRSRSRSGSHSRSKSRSRSQSRGRSKKEKSRSPSKDNKSRSRSRSADKSRSKSKDHAEDKLQNNDSAGKTKSRSPSRHGSKSRSRSKERRAEEKRRSVSRSHSQEKRRSQEKNLLKSRSRSRSKGGSRSRSRSKSKDKRKGRKRSREESRSRSRSKSERSRKHSSKRDSKVSSSKKKKEDTDHSRSPSRSVSKEREHAKAESGQREGRAEGENAGPNPEPRARSRSTSKSKPSLPAESRSRSKSASKTRSRSKSPSRSASRSPSRSRSRSHSRS is encoded by the exons ATGCCGCGGGTGTACATCGGCCGCCTGAGCTACCAGGCCCGGGAGCGCGATGTGGAGCGCTTCTTTAAGGGCTACGGGAAGATCCTGGAGGTGGATCTGAAGAACGG GTATGGTTTTGTGGAGTTTGATGATCTGCGTGATGCAGATGATGCTGTTTATGAGCTGAATGGCAAAGACCTCTGTGGTGAACGAGTCATTGTTGAGCATGCTCGAGGCCCACGCCGGGATGGCAGTTACGGTTCTGGACGCA GTGGATATGGCTATCGAAGAAGTGGGCGAGATAAATATGGTCCTCCTACCCGCACAGAGTACAGACTTATTGTGGAGAACTTGTCAAGTCGGTGCAGCTGGCAAGACCTCAAG gattACATGCGCCAGGCAGGAGAAGTGACGTATGCAGATGCTCACAAGGGACGAAAAAATGAAGGGGTGATTGAGTTTGTGTCTTACTCTGATATGAAAAGAGCTTTGGAAAAGTTGGATGGAACTGAAGTCAACGGCAGAAAAATCAGACTAGTTGAAGACAAGCCAGGTTCTAGACGGCGCCGGTCTTACTCCAGGAGCCGGAGTCACTCAAG GTCTCGCTCTCGAAGCAGACATTCCCGGAAGAGCAGAAGCCGAAGTGGCAGCAGCAAAAGCAGCCATTCAAAGAGTCGATCTCGATCCAG GTCAGGTTCTCACTCCCGCAGTAAGAGCCGCAGCCGCAGTCAGAGTCGCGGCCGCAGTAAGAAGGAGAAAAGCCGGAGTCCCAGCAAAGACAACAAGAGCCGCAGTCGCAGCCGTAGTGCTGACAAGAGCCGAAGCAAGAGTAAAGATCATGCTGAAGACAAGCTCCAGAACAACGACAGTGCTGGCAAAACCAAGAGCCGCAGCCCCAGCCGCCATGGCAGTAAGAGTCGGAGCAGGAgcaaggagaggagagcagaggagaagcGAAGGAGCGTGAGCAGGAGTCACAGCCAGGAGAAGAGACGAAGCCAAGAGAAGAACCTTCTCAAGAGTAGGAGCCGAAGCCGCAGCAAAGGGGGCAGCCGGAGCCGAAGCCGCAGCAAAAGCAAGGACAAGCGGAagggcaggaagagaagcagggaggaaagcCGAAGCCGCAGCCGCAGCAAAAGCGAGCGCAGCCGCAAGCATAGCAGCAAGCGAGACAGCAAGGTCAGCAGcagcaagaagaagaaggaggacacCGACCACTCCCGGTCACCATCCCGCTCAGTGTCAAAGGAGCGGGAGCATGCCAAGGCAGAGTCCGGCCAGAGGGAAGGCCGGGCTGAGGGGGAGAATGCGGGTCCCAATCCAGAGCCCCGGGCTAGGTCAAGATCCACTTCCAAATCCAAACCTAGTCTCCCTGCAGAGTCGCGCTCCAGGTCGAAGTCAGCTTCAAAAACACGTTCTCGGTCCAAGTCTCCATCCAGGTCTGCTTCCAGGTCGCCCTCCCGATCTAGATCCAGGTCCCACTCAAGATCCTAA